In the Desulfovibrio sp. X2 genome, CGCGGGCGCGCGCCAGGCCGAGGTGACGCTCTCGGGCATCGGCGAGCGCGCGGGCAACTGCGCCCTGGAAGAGGTGGTCATGGCGCTCAACGTGCGCCAGCCCTTCTTCGAGCTTGAGACCGGCATCGAGACCGAGCAGCTCTATCCCTCCTGCCGCCTGCTCTCGCGCATCATCGGCATGCCCATCCCGCCCTACAAGGCCATCGTGGGCCGCAACGCCTTCGCCCACGAATCGGGCATCCATCAGGCGGGCATGCTCAAGAACCGCCAGACCTACGAGATCATGACCCCGCAGAGCATCGGCCGCTCGGGCACGGACATCGTGCTCGGCAAGCACTCGGGCCGCACCGCGCTCACGGCCAAGCTGAAGGAACTCGGCTTCAACCTGAACGACGAGCAGACAGCCACGGTCTTCGAGGCGGTGAAGCGGCTGGCGGACAAGAAAAAGAAGATCTTCGACGAAGACGTGGAAGCCTTGGTCCTGGAAGAGATCTTCCGCATCCCGGACAAGTACGCCCTGCGGACGCTGAGCGTGCTTGCGGGCAACACCGGCGTGCCGCCCACGGCCGCCGTGGTCATGGAGGTGGACGGCGAGGAGAAGAAGCTCTCCGGCTTCGGCATGGGGCCGGTGGACGCCGTCTTCCACACCATCTCGGAGATAGTGGGGCAAAAGCCCCGTCTGCTCGAATATCTGGTCAGCGCCGTGACCGGCGGCACCGACGCCCAGGGCGAGGTGACCGTGCGCATGGAGCTCGCCGGCAAGAACGCCGTGGGCCGTGGCTCCGACGGCGACATCATCGTGGCGAGCGCCAAGGCCTACCTGAACGCGCTGAACCGTCTGGCCAAGAAAGAGGAGAAAAGAGAATGGGCCGTACTTTAGCCGAAAAGATCCTGCAGCGGCACTGCGACGAGGCGATCTCCGGACCGGGGCAGATCGCCCGCTGCCGGGTCTCCCTGGTGCTGGCCAACGACATCACCGCCCCGCTGGCCATCAAGTCCTTCCGCGCCATGGGCGCCGAGAAGGTCTTCGACAAGGACCGCGTGGCCCTGGTCATGGACCACTTCACGCCGAACAAGGACATCGACTCCGCCGAGCAGGTGCGGGGCGTGCGCGAGTTCGCGCACGAGATGGGCGTGACCCACTACATCGAAGGCGGCGAGTGCGGCGTGGAGCACGCGCTGCTGCCCGAGATGGGCCTGGTCGGCCCCGGCGACGTGGTCGTGGGCGCGGACAGCCACACCTGCACCTACGGCGGGCTCGGGGCCTTCGCCACGGGCATGGGCTCCACGGACATCGCCGCGGCCATGGCCACGGGCGAGACCTGGTTCAAGATCCCGCCGACCGTGCGCGTGGACTTCACCGGCGAGATGCCCCGCTGGCTCTCGGCCAAGGACCTGATCCTCAAGGTCATCGGCGAGATCGGCGTCTCGGGCGCGCTGTACAAGGCGCTCGAGTTCGCGGGAGAGACCGTCTCGGCCATGGACGCCGAATCGCGCATGACCATCGCCAACATGGCCATCGAGGCGGGCGGCAAGGTCGGCCTCTTCCCGGTGGACAAGGTCGCCCTCGACTTCGCCAAGGCCCACGGCCATCCTGGCTGCGAGCCCATGGCCGGTGACGAGGACGCCGTGTACGAGAGAAGGCTGCACATCGACGTCTCGAAGCTCGCGCCGCAGGTCGCCTGCCCGCACCTGCCCGAGAACGTGAAGCCGGTCGGCGAGGTCGGCGACGTGGTCATCCACCAGGCGGTCATCGGCTCGTGCACCAACGGCCGCATCTCCGACCTGCGCGCCGCGGCCGAGGTCCTGAAGGGCAGGAAGGCCGCCAAGGGCGTGCGCCTCATCGTCCTGCCCGCCACGCCGCGCATCTGGCGGCAGGCCATGGAGGAAGGCCTGTTCACGGTCTTCCTGGACGCGGGCGCGGTCATCGGGCCGCCGACCTGCGGCCCGTGCCTGGGCGGCCACATGGGCATCCTGGCCAAGGGCGAGCGCGCCATCGCCACCACCAACCGCAACTTCAAGGGCCGCATGGGCAGCCTCGAGTCCGAGGTCTACCTGTCGAGCCCCGCCGTGGCCGCCGCCTCGGCCGTGGCCGGACGCATCGTGCATCCGGACTCGCTGTAGAAGGAGACGTGAGATGATAGTCAAAGGCAAGGCCCACAAGGTGGGCGCGCACATCGATACGGACGCCATCATCCCGGCCCGCTTCCTGGTCACCACGGATCCGGACGAGCTCGGCCGCAACTGCATGGAGGGGCTCGAGCCCGGCTGGATCAAGCGCGTCTCTCCCGGCGACATCATGGTCGCGGGCGAGAACTTCGGCTGCGGCTCCTCGCGCGAGCACGCGCCCATCGCCCTTATCGGCGCGGGCATCAAGGTGGTCGTGGCACACAGCTTCGCGCGCATCTTCTACCGCAACAGCTTCAACATGGGACTCACGCTGCTCGAGGTGGGCGAGCTGGCCGAGCAGATCGCGGACGGCGACCAGCTCGAAGTGGACACCGCCACGGGCGTGGTCAAGGACCTGACGAACGGCAGGAGCATCTCCTGCCAGCCCGTGCCCCCTTTCATGCAGAACATACTGGATAAGGGCGGGCTCGTGCCGTACGTCAAGGAACGCCTGTCCAAGGGAGCATAAGCGATGAGCCTGAACATCTGCCTTCTGCCGGGCGACGGCATCGGCCCGGAGATCATGGCCCAGGCGGTCAAGATCATGGACGTCACGGCCAAGGCCTTCGGCTTCACGGTCGCAACCTCGGAGGCGCTGCTCGGCGGCGCGGCCATCGACGCCGCGGGCACCCCGCTGCCCGAGGCCACGGTCGCGGCCTGCACGGCCGCTGACGCCGTGCTCCTGGGCGCGGTGGGCGGCCCCAAGTGGGACAACATCGAGAAGTCCATCCGCCCGGAGCGGGGACTGCTCGGCATCCGCAAGGCCATGGGCCTGTTCGCCAACCTGCGCCCGGCCACGCTCTTCGACGAGCTGCGCCACGCCTGCCTGCTGCGCGCGGACATCGCGGCGCAGGGCCTGGACGTGCTCATCGTGCGTGAGCTCACGGGCGGCATCTACTTCGGCGAGCCCAAGGGCGAGGAGACCAAGGACGGCGAGCGCCGGGCCTTCAACACCATGGTCTACGCCGAGTCCGAGATCGAGCGCATCGCCCGCGTGGCCTTCGAGGCCGCCCGCAAGCGGCGGGGGAAGCTCTGCTCCGTGGACAAGGCCAACGTGCTCGACGTCTCGCAGCTGTGGCGCGAGGTGGTCATCCGCACGGCCAAGGACTACCCGGACGTGGAGCTCTCCCACATGTACGTGGACAACGCGGCCATGCAGCTCGTGCGCGCGCCGCACCAGTTCGACGTGATGGTCACCGGCAACCTCTTCGGCGACATCCTCTCGGACGAGGCCGCGGTCATCACCGGCTCCATCGGCATGCTGCCCTCGGCCTCTCTCGGCTCCTCCGGCCCCGGGCTCTACGAGCCCATCCACGGCTCGGCCCCGGACATCGCGGGACAGGACAAGGCCAACCCCCTGGCCACCATCCTCTCCGTGGCCATGATGCTGCGCCATTCCCTGGACATGGCCGCCCCGGCCGAGGCCATCGAGGCCGCGGCGCGCGCGGTGCTGAAGGAAGGCTGGCGCACCGGCGACATCATGCAGGAAGGCGCGAAGCTCGTCGGCTGCGAGAAGATGGGCAGCCTGGTGGCGGAGCGCATCGCGAAATAGCCGAGGCTCTCCTCGGCGCATCGCGCATTCCGGCATTCCCAAGGGGCCGCGGCATCGCCGCGGCCCCTTTTTCGTCACTCGGCGCAGGAAGCGGGAGTTCAATCGACCGGAATCGGATGGCAAAAAACGGCGTGGGTTATTGTCTGCGTGACCGAATTATTTTTGCGGCCCAAACGGTAGGCAACAAAAAAGCCCCCGGGGTATGAAGGAAGCCTCGGACTTGGCCGAGACGCTGATCGAGTCTCGGCCGCCGCACGGAAACGCACAAGGAGACCACATGAGCATCATCAAATGGGGACCCGAACTCGAGACCGGCATCTCTGCCGTGGATCGCGAGCACAGGCAGCTCGTGGACACCCTGAACGAGCTGCTGGGCGCCATGAGCGAGGGCAAGGGGGGCGAGGTCTGCTCGACCATCATCGGCAAGCTCGAAAAGTATACCATCAGCCATTTCACGGCCGAGGAGAAGCTCCTGGCCGCCCACGCCTATCCCGGCTGCGATCGCCAGGCGGCCGAGCACAAGACGTTCACGGACAAGGTCGCCGCCTTCAAGGCGGACTGCACGGCGGGCAAGAAATTCCTGACCATGCCGATGGCCAAGTTCCTCTCCGACTGGATGGTCAACCACATCCAGCGCCTGGACATGGGATACGTGCCTTTCCTCAAGGAAAAAGGCGTGCGCTGAGGCCGTGCCTTTTCCTGGGCAGGCCTTCGGAGAGCGGCCCCGGAGCACGGAGAACGCATGAGGAGGACGCATGGGCATCATCAAGTGGGGACCTGAGCTGGAAACCGGCATCGCTTCCGTGGACCGCGAGCACAGGCAGCTCGTGGACACCCTGAACGAGCTGCTGACGGCCATGAGCGGGGGCAAGGGCGGCGAGGTCTGCACGACCATTGTCGGCAGGCTCAACACATACGCCGCGCAGCATTTCACGGCCGAAGAGAAGCTTTTCGCCGACAGCGGCTATCCCGATACCGCGCGGCACGCGGACGAGCACAGGAAGTTCACGGACAAGGCGGCGGCCTTCCAGGCGGACTGCGCAGCGGGCAGGAAGTTCCTGACCATGCCGGTGGCCAAGTTCCTTTCCGACTGGCTGGTGAACCATATCCAGGGGCAGGACATGCAGTACGTGTCCTACCTGAAAGCCAAGGGCGCGCGCTGAGACGCGCCGTAGCGCGCCCACCCGCCATCACCCCCGAGACGGTCCGGGCGGAACGCAGCGGCAGGGTTGTCGGGGCCCCTGCGCTACCTCCCGCAGGATGCCGCGGTTCCCGCCCGGACCGTCGATTCGCCGCACCTGGGGGAGGGAGGCCGGACCTCCGGCGAGCGCCCTCCCTTCCTGCCGACGATTTCCCTCTTTTCCCCCACTTTTTCCGTTCCCGTCCCTTCTCGGTGGGGCACGCGGCTTTTGACTTTTCCAAGCCTTCTGATATCCTAATCAGTCTCGTTTAACACGTTGGAATATTTCATTTCGCCACGAGGTTGCAACGACCAGCGATGTCCGGTCTCTCCGTTCAGAATCTTTCCAAGTCCTACGGGGGCCGCGATCTCTTCGCGGCCCTTTCCTTCGACGTGGCCGACGGCAGCCGCCTTGCCCTGGTCGGTCCCAACGGCTGCGGCAAGTCCACGCTGCTGCGCATCCTGGCCGGAGTGGCCGAGGCGGACAGGGGCGAGATCAAGGCCTCCGACCCTGCGGGCGTCGGCTACGTGGCCCAGGAATTCTCCCCCGGCGACCTGGAGCAGGGCATACTCGCCTTCGTCCTGGCGGTCTTCCCCTCCTGGGCGGGCTTCTGGGCGCGCTGGGAGGAGGCGCTGGCCACGGGCGACGAGGCCGCGCTTTCGCGCCTGGCCGCGGAGCAGGCCGAGCTCGAGGCGCGCTTCGGCTACAACCCGGAGCACAAGGCCGAATCCGTGCTCATGGGGCTCGGCTTTTCCCGCGACGACCTGCACAAGAGCCTCGGGCAGTTCAGCGGCGGCTGGCGCGAGCGCGCCAAGCTCGCCCGCGTGCTGGTGCAGGGCACGAGCCTGCTGCTGCTCGACGAGCCCACCAACCACCTCGACCTCGAGGCCGTGGAATGGCTCGAGCAGTACCTGCTCGGCTTCGCGGGCGCCGTGGTCTTCGTGGCCCACGACCGCGTCTTCCTGGACCGCGTGGCGACGCACGTCCTGCCGCTCGGCACGGCCCGCGCCGTGCCGCGCCGGGGCAACTTCACGCAGTACGTGGCCTGGCTCGAGGAGCAGGAGGTCGTGCGCGCGCGCCAGGCCGAGAAGATCGAGGCGGGCATCGCGCGGCAGATGGACTACATCCGCCGTTTCCGCGTGAAGGCGCGCAAGGCGGCCCAGGCCCAGAGCAAGCTGAAGGTCGTGGAGAAGCTGAAGGAAGAGCTCTCCGAGCTGACCCCGGAGCGTCGCCGAAAGACGCTGTCCTTCAGCCTGCCCACGCCCGAGCCCTCGGAGAAGGTGGTCATCCAGGCCGTGGACCTCGTGGGCGGGTACGTCGACCGGCCGCCGCTCTGGAGCCCGCTCAGCTTCACCGTCTACCGCGGGCAGAAGATCGCCCTGGTGGCGCCCAACGGCGCGGGCAAGTCCACGCTCATCAAGCTCCTCGTCGGCCAGCTGCGTCCCCAGGAAGGACACGTCATCCTGGGCGCCAAGACCCGGCTCGGCTACTACTCGCAGCACCAGACAGAGATACTGAACCTCTCGGGCACGGTGATCGGCGAGATGCGCCGCCTCTCGGACCCGCGCTGCACCGAGGAGCAGCTGATGTCCACGCTCGGCCTCTTCCTGCTGGGCGAGGATTTCTTCGACCGGCCGGTGGAGCGCCTCTCCGGCGGCGAGAAGAGCCGCCTGGTGCTGGCCAGCCTGTTCCTCAAGCGCTGCAACTTCCTGGTGCTGGACGAGCCCACCAACCATCTCGACCTCGAGAGCCGCGAGGCGCTCATCGAGGCCCTCTCGGCCTTCGAGGGCACGCTGCTGCTCGTGGCCCACGACCGCTGGCTGATGCAGGAAGTGGCCGCGGAGGCCTGGGCGCTCTCGCACGATGGCATGACGCGGCACATGGGCGGCTTCGCGGAGTATGAGCGCTGCCGCCGCGACCAGGCCCGCGAGGCGGGCGGCGAGGAGACGGGCTCCTGTCCCGCGCCCGAGCAGCAGATGCGCAAGAGGCTCGACAAGGAGGAGAAGCGGCGCCGCGCCGAGCTGCGCAACACCCTCTACCGCGAGCTCAAGCCCAAGAAGGAGGCCTACGACAGGCTCGAGGCCGAACTCGACCAGGTGGCCTCCGCCCAGGCCGAGCTCGAGCGCGTCCTTGCCCTGCCCGAGACCTACGCGGACCAGTCGCGTTTCGTGCAGCTCACGAGCGACTACAAGCGGACCAAGGAGCGGGAGGAGGAGCTTTTCCTGGAACTCTCGGGGCTCGAGGCCGCCATAGGCGAGCTCGAGGCGCGCCGCGCCGAGCTTGCCGCCGGGGAGGAGGGCTGATGCAGGCCGCCTACCGCATCTACGGCACGGTCAAGGGCATTCCCGCCGAGGCGCTTGCGCGGCTGCGCGCCGAGTTGCCTTTTGACTCCGTGGGCTATACAAACGGCCTCTTGGACATCGACCACGAAGGTCCGTGGGTCGATGTCGACGCGGCCCTGGATCTCCTCGTGGCGGTGATGGAGGAGGGCGGCTGGGGCGGCCTGGACGTGATCGACAACCTCGAATGGCAGATCACGCGCTACACGCTCCGTCCGGGAGGCTATTCCTCCAAGTCCTTCGACCTGGACAACGTCATGGACAGCGTCCGGCCGAACTGATCCGGGCCGAACCGGTCCTGCGGGCATCGCGGGCCGACGGAACAGTGATGAGCGAACACAGGATCATCGACGTGGCTGCGGGCATCCTCTGGCAGGATGGCCGGTTCCTCGCGGTCAGGCGGCCGCCCGGCACGAGCATGGCCGGCTACTGGGAGTTTCCCGGCGGCAAGGTGGAGCCCGGCGAGTCGGCCGAGCGCGCCCTGGTGCGCGAGCTCGACGAGGAACTCGGCGTGCGTGCGCGCCAGATGGAGTTCGCCCGCGTGGCGCGGCACGACTACGACCACGTCTCGGTGCGGCTGCATTTCTTCCACGTCCGCGAGGTGGACGGCGAGCCCGAGCCCCGCGAGGGCCAGGAGATGGCCTGGCTGATGCCCGGCGTCCCCTGCGATCTGACCTTTCTGCCCGCCGACGAGGACATCCTGGCCGAGATCATTGGGCTGTCCGCGCCGGGCGGCGAAATGTAGGACCCGGCCGAGGTCCCTGCAGCAAGGAGAATGGCGTGCGCATCTGCGATCTGATCGAGCAAAAGACCCCCTTCGTCTCGCTTGAGTTCTACCCGCCCAAGGAGCGCGAGCAATGGGGCTCGTTCTTCGAGGAGGCCGAGAAGCTGAAGGCCGTGGCGCCGCTCTTCGTCTCCGTGACCTACGGCGCGGGCGGGAGCACGCAGGACAACACGCTCGAGATCGCCGCGCGCCTGAAGAACCAGATCGGCTACGAGCCGCTCGTGCACCTGACCACCGTGGGCGCCACCGAGGAGCGCATCGCCGCCTTCCTCGACGCGCTGACCAACTCGGGCATCGAGAACATCCTGGCCCTTCGCGGCGACCCGCCGCGCGGCTGCGACTTCGCGCCGGACAACGAGCGCTTCCAGCACGCCTCGGATCTGGTGACCTTCGCCCGCGAGCGCTTCCCCGGGCTGTGCGTGGGCGTGGCGGGCTACCCCCAGCCGCATCCCCAGTCGCCCACCGTGGCCGAGGACCTGCGCTGGACGAAGTTCAAGGTGGAGAAGGGCGCCGACTTCATCGTCACCCAGCTCTTCTTCGACGTGCGCCAGTATTTCGACTTCGTGGAGAGGCTGCGCTCCATGGGCATCACGGTGCCGGTGATCCCCGGCATCCTGCCCATCATGAGCCTGGCCTCCATCCGCTTCATCCTCTCCCTGTGCGGGGCCAGCATTCCCGGCTCCTTCTACCTGGAGCTGGAGGCCGCGGACAAGAAGGGCGGCAGCGAGGCCGTGCGCGAGATCGGCATGCGCTTCGCCATCGACCAATGCCGACGCCTCATTGACGGCGGCGCCCCGGGTGTGCATCTGTACACCCTGAACAAGGCGGACGCTTGCCTGCACATCGCGGGCGAGCTCAACATCTAGGTTTCCTGGAGGAACCTCTCATGGCCAAGGATCAGTTGAAGGTTGCGGTCGCCGGCGCCACGGGCGCGGTCGGCCGCGAGATGCTCAAGGTCCTCGAACAGCGCGACTTCCCCGCCGCGGAGGTCGTTCCCTTCGCCTCCTCCCGTTCGGCCGGAACCACCGTGCCCTTCAAGGGCGGCGAGCTGACCGTGCGCGAGCTGCGCGAGGATTCCTTCGCGGGCTTCGACATCGCGCTCTTTTCCGCGGGCGGCTCCACGTCCGAGAAGTTCGCTCCCCTGGCCGCCAAGGCCGGCTGCGTGGTGGTGGACAACTCGAGCGCCTGGCGCATGGACCCCGAGGTGCCCCTGGTCGTGCCCGAGGTCAACCCCGACGACCTCGAATGGCACAAGGGCATCATCGCCAACCCCAACTGCTCCACCATCCAGATGGTCGTGGTGCTGAAGCCCCTGCACGACGCGGCGCGCATCAAGCGCGTGGTGGTCTCCACCTACCAGGCCGTGTCCGGCACGGGCCAGAAGGCCATCGTGGAGCTGGAGAACCAGGTCCGCCGCCTGATGTCCGGCCAGGAGGCCGTGGCCGAGGTCTACCCGCACCAGATCGCCTTCAACTGCCTGCCGCAGATCGACGTCTTCCTTGAGAACGACTACACCAAGGAAGAGATGAAGATGGTCAACGAGACGGTCAAGATCATGGGCGACGCGTCCATCAAGGTCACCGCGACCACGGTGCGCGTGCCGGTGTTCTACAGCCACTCCGAGTCCGTGAACCTGGAGTTCGAGCGGCCGCTTTCGCCGCAGCAGGCGCGGGCCATCCTCTCGCAGGCCCCGGGCGTGCACGTGCTCGACAACCCGCGCGAGAAGATCTACCCCATGGCCGTGGACGCCGCGGGCGAGGACGACACCTTCGTCGGCCGCATCCGCAAGGACGAGACCGTCGAGAACGGCCTGAACATGTGGATCGTGGCCGACAACATCCGCAAGGGCGCGGCGCTGAACGCCGTGCAGATCGCCGAGACCCTGATCCTGAAGGACCTGGTCCGGGTGAAGTAAAAGAAATGAACACCATTCCTGTCGTCGACAGCGACGAATATCTGAAGCGGCTCCTGGCCGCGCACAGGCCCGGCGGCGAGAAGATGCTCGCCTTCTACGAGCACCGCCTCGGCGTCATCGGCACCGACCCGCGCCTCATGCTCATGCTCTGGGACGACCATCTGGTCCACCGGGGCGACGGCGTGTTCGAGACCATGAAGTGGGTGGACGGAAAGCTCTACCAGCTTGACCCGCACCTGAAGCGCATGCAGTGCTCGGCA is a window encoding:
- a CDS encoding 2-isopropylmalate synthase; the protein is MSDKIRIFDTTLRDGEQSPGATMSQDEKVRLAKQLERLGVDIIEAGFPAASPGDFESVRAIAGAVSKCSVAGLARSVPADIERCWEAIKDAEKPRIHVFLATSPLHMQYKLCKEPAQVLQMAKDAVTLARSLCDDVEFSAEDASRSERPFLATVVEAAIEAGATTINIPDTVGYAQPEEFGDLISWLIANVPNSGKAVFSVHCHNDLGLATANTLAALRAGARQAEVTLSGIGERAGNCALEEVVMALNVRQPFFELETGIETEQLYPSCRLLSRIIGMPIPPYKAIVGRNAFAHESGIHQAGMLKNRQTYEIMTPQSIGRSGTDIVLGKHSGRTALTAKLKELGFNLNDEQTATVFEAVKRLADKKKKIFDEDVEALVLEEIFRIPDKYALRTLSVLAGNTGVPPTAAVVMEVDGEEKKLSGFGMGPVDAVFHTISEIVGQKPRLLEYLVSAVTGGTDAQGEVTVRMELAGKNAVGRGSDGDIIVASAKAYLNALNRLAKKEEKREWAVL
- the leuC gene encoding 3-isopropylmalate dehydratase large subunit, with protein sequence MGRTLAEKILQRHCDEAISGPGQIARCRVSLVLANDITAPLAIKSFRAMGAEKVFDKDRVALVMDHFTPNKDIDSAEQVRGVREFAHEMGVTHYIEGGECGVEHALLPEMGLVGPGDVVVGADSHTCTYGGLGAFATGMGSTDIAAAMATGETWFKIPPTVRVDFTGEMPRWLSAKDLILKVIGEIGVSGALYKALEFAGETVSAMDAESRMTIANMAIEAGGKVGLFPVDKVALDFAKAHGHPGCEPMAGDEDAVYERRLHIDVSKLAPQVACPHLPENVKPVGEVGDVVIHQAVIGSCTNGRISDLRAAAEVLKGRKAAKGVRLIVLPATPRIWRQAMEEGLFTVFLDAGAVIGPPTCGPCLGGHMGILAKGERAIATTNRNFKGRMGSLESEVYLSSPAVAAASAVAGRIVHPDSL
- a CDS encoding 3-isopropylmalate dehydratase small subunit, which codes for MIVKGKAHKVGAHIDTDAIIPARFLVTTDPDELGRNCMEGLEPGWIKRVSPGDIMVAGENFGCGSSREHAPIALIGAGIKVVVAHSFARIFYRNSFNMGLTLLEVGELAEQIADGDQLEVDTATGVVKDLTNGRSISCQPVPPFMQNILDKGGLVPYVKERLSKGA
- the leuB gene encoding 3-isopropylmalate dehydrogenase, with product MSLNICLLPGDGIGPEIMAQAVKIMDVTAKAFGFTVATSEALLGGAAIDAAGTPLPEATVAACTAADAVLLGAVGGPKWDNIEKSIRPERGLLGIRKAMGLFANLRPATLFDELRHACLLRADIAAQGLDVLIVRELTGGIYFGEPKGEETKDGERRAFNTMVYAESEIERIARVAFEAARKRRGKLCSVDKANVLDVSQLWREVVIRTAKDYPDVELSHMYVDNAAMQLVRAPHQFDVMVTGNLFGDILSDEAAVITGSIGMLPSASLGSSGPGLYEPIHGSAPDIAGQDKANPLATILSVAMMLRHSLDMAAPAEAIEAAARAVLKEGWRTGDIMQEGAKLVGCEKMGSLVAERIAK
- a CDS encoding bacteriohemerythrin is translated as MSIIKWGPELETGISAVDREHRQLVDTLNELLGAMSEGKGGEVCSTIIGKLEKYTISHFTAEEKLLAAHAYPGCDRQAAEHKTFTDKVAAFKADCTAGKKFLTMPMAKFLSDWMVNHIQRLDMGYVPFLKEKGVR
- a CDS encoding bacteriohemerythrin, whose product is MGIIKWGPELETGIASVDREHRQLVDTLNELLTAMSGGKGGEVCTTIVGRLNTYAAQHFTAEEKLFADSGYPDTARHADEHRKFTDKAAAFQADCAAGRKFLTMPVAKFLSDWLVNHIQGQDMQYVSYLKAKGAR
- the abc-f gene encoding ribosomal protection-like ABC-F family protein, whose product is MSGLSVQNLSKSYGGRDLFAALSFDVADGSRLALVGPNGCGKSTLLRILAGVAEADRGEIKASDPAGVGYVAQEFSPGDLEQGILAFVLAVFPSWAGFWARWEEALATGDEAALSRLAAEQAELEARFGYNPEHKAESVLMGLGFSRDDLHKSLGQFSGGWRERAKLARVLVQGTSLLLLDEPTNHLDLEAVEWLEQYLLGFAGAVVFVAHDRVFLDRVATHVLPLGTARAVPRRGNFTQYVAWLEEQEVVRARQAEKIEAGIARQMDYIRRFRVKARKAAQAQSKLKVVEKLKEELSELTPERRRKTLSFSLPTPEPSEKVVIQAVDLVGGYVDRPPLWSPLSFTVYRGQKIALVAPNGAGKSTLIKLLVGQLRPQEGHVILGAKTRLGYYSQHQTEILNLSGTVIGEMRRLSDPRCTEEQLMSTLGLFLLGEDFFDRPVERLSGGEKSRLVLASLFLKRCNFLVLDEPTNHLDLESREALIEALSAFEGTLLLVAHDRWLMQEVAAEAWALSHDGMTRHMGGFAEYERCRRDQAREAGGEETGSCPAPEQQMRKRLDKEEKRRRAELRNTLYRELKPKKEAYDRLEAELDQVASAQAELERVLALPETYADQSRFVQLTSDYKRTKEREEELFLELSGLEAAIGELEARRAELAAGEEG
- a CDS encoding (deoxy)nucleoside triphosphate pyrophosphohydrolase, coding for MSEHRIIDVAAGILWQDGRFLAVRRPPGTSMAGYWEFPGGKVEPGESAERALVRELDEELGVRARQMEFARVARHDYDHVSVRLHFFHVREVDGEPEPREGQEMAWLMPGVPCDLTFLPADEDILAEIIGLSAPGGEM
- the metF gene encoding methylenetetrahydrofolate reductase [NAD(P)H], producing the protein MRICDLIEQKTPFVSLEFYPPKEREQWGSFFEEAEKLKAVAPLFVSVTYGAGGSTQDNTLEIAARLKNQIGYEPLVHLTTVGATEERIAAFLDALTNSGIENILALRGDPPRGCDFAPDNERFQHASDLVTFARERFPGLCVGVAGYPQPHPQSPTVAEDLRWTKFKVEKGADFIVTQLFFDVRQYFDFVERLRSMGITVPVIPGILPIMSLASIRFILSLCGASIPGSFYLELEAADKKGGSEAVREIGMRFAIDQCRRLIDGGAPGVHLYTLNKADACLHIAGELNI
- a CDS encoding aspartate-semialdehyde dehydrogenase; protein product: MAKDQLKVAVAGATGAVGREMLKVLEQRDFPAAEVVPFASSRSAGTTVPFKGGELTVRELREDSFAGFDIALFSAGGSTSEKFAPLAAKAGCVVVDNSSAWRMDPEVPLVVPEVNPDDLEWHKGIIANPNCSTIQMVVVLKPLHDAARIKRVVVSTYQAVSGTGQKAIVELENQVRRLMSGQEAVAEVYPHQIAFNCLPQIDVFLENDYTKEEMKMVNETVKIMGDASIKVTATTVRVPVFYSHSESVNLEFERPLSPQQARAILSQAPGVHVLDNPREKIYPMAVDAAGEDDTFVGRIRKDETVENGLNMWIVADNIRKGAALNAVQIAETLILKDLVRVK